The segment TGGCGCCGGCAGCAGCGCGTCCAGGCCTTGCGGATGGCTCTTCGCCGCCAGTTGCGCGTAACGCTTCAGGCCAGCTTCAAAACGTGCCTGGTCGACCTTGTTGACGTACGACTGTTCCAGACGTGCCAGACGGGCCTTGATGAAGGCCAGGTCGCGCTGCTGGAAGCCCGATTCGCGCTCGGCGTCCGCTTTCTGGCGCTCCAGCGACAAACGGTAGATGGTGCGCGCGCTTTTCAGCAAGTCGCTGTTGGTGGCCACCGTCCAGGCGAACTCTTCTTCGCTCAAGGCCATGTCGCTGGCGATCGCCGCGTCCAGTTCGGCCAGCAGGGTCGGCGACACGTTCGGCTGCTTGGCGTACCAGGCGCGGAACTCGACATCCTGCACATCCTTGATGGCGGCGATATCCTTGCGGGCGAAACCGTCGAGCAAGCCCTGGGTTTTCTTCAACACGTTGTTGATGCTTTTCACCACGCTGGCATAGCGCACGGCCGCGGCAGCGTCGCCATTGGTGGCGTCGGCCATCACGGCCAGGTCCGCCTGCAGTTCCGATACTTTCAATGGGAAGGCCGTGTCGCGCGCAAAGCGGATTTCCGCCGGCAGCTTGTAGCGGCTGGTGCGGCCGGGGTAGCCCGCCAGCAAGATGCCGTCACCGGCTTTCAAGCCTTCGGCCGAGACCACCAGGAAATCCTTCGATTTGTACGGCACGTTGTCGGGCGACGGATCGGCCGGACGGCCATCCTTGCCCACGTAGGCGCGCAGGAACGAATAGTCGCCCGTGTGGCGCGGCCATTCGTAGTTGTCGATGTCGCCGCCGAAGTTGCCGATCTTGTCCGATGGCGCGTACACGAGGCGCACGTCGCGTATCATCATCTGGCGGATGCGGTAGTACTCGAGGCCGCGGTGGAAGGCGGGCACGGAGCAGCGGTACATCTTGTCCGTTTCGCATTCGGCGATCAGGTCCTTGATGCGCTTTTCCACGGCTTCGTGGCGCGCGCGGCCGCTCATGTCCGCCGTCAAGCCTTTCAGCACGCGTTCGCTGACGTTCTCCACCTTGTCCGTCACATACACGAGGCTGTTCGGACCGCCCGGCAGCTCTGCGGCGCGCGTCTTGGCCAGAAAGCCGTTGGTGATGTAGTTGTGTTCCGGCGTGGAATTGCGCTGCACGGCGCCGTACGCGCAATGGTGGTTCGTCACCACCAGGCCCGCGTCGGAAACGAAGGCTGCCGAGCAGCCGCCCAGCGACACGATGGCGCTCATCGGGTGCTTGCTCAGGTCTGCCAGTTTTTCCGCAGGAATTTCAATGCCGACCCGTTTCAGTTCGGCTTTCAGCTGTGGCAATTGGTGTGGTTGCCACTGCCCTTCGTCGGCGTGTGCGCCGGCGAACGCGCCCATCAAGGCGACTGGTAATACGATTGTCTTGAACAAGATATGCCCCTCCATAAAAAGCAGGCGAAAGTATAGCCTGTCCAGGCCGTCAGGGTCGGCAAAAAATGTTCCTGCAGCAATTACCGCTCAGGTGACCGCGCGCGCCGCGTCCGGCAAGGGAATCTGCAGGGCCAGCCGGCAACCGGCGCCCGAGGCCGGCAAGCCCACCTCGAACTGCCCGCCCAGCGCCGTCACCCGCTCGGCGATGCCGATCAGGCCAAAGCACTGTTTCTTGCGCTGCTGCTGCGGCGTGATGCCGATGCCGTTGTCGCTGATGGCCACGTACACGGCGCAGGCATCCCAACTGAGTTCGATCTCGACCTGGCTGGCCTGGGCATGGCGCATGACGTTGCTCAGTGCTTCCTGCACGATGCGGAACAGCACGATCTCGACCTGGCTGTCGATGGCAGCAAACAGCGCCTCGTCGCGTATAAGCAGGCGGCAGGCGACGCCACTGCGCTTGCGGAAGTCGCCCACCTGCCATTCGATGGCGGCCTGCAAGCCCAGGTCCAGCGCCATCGGACGCAGTTCGTTGATGATGCCACGCACGCTCTTGATGGTCGTGTCGACATTGCTGAGCACGGCGCCAACGCGGTGGTGCAGGCGCGGATGGGAGCCTTCCGTGCGCGCGCTGAGCATGGAAATGTCGATGCGCAGCGCCAGCAGGTTTTGTCCCAGTTCATCGTGGATATCGCGCGAGATGCGCTTGCGCTCGTCTTCCTTGGCCGTTTCCAGGTGCAGCGCCAGCTGGCGCAGCTGCGCGTGCGACTGGCGCAGCGCGCCATCCATCAGCTTGCGCTCGGTAATGTCCGTGTGCGCCACCACCACGCGCAGCGGCCCTTCGCCGAGGAAACGGCTGACCCTGGCCTGCGACCAGCGGGGGCCGGAGCCCGTGGCAAATTCATACTCGAGCGCAAACGTGTCCGCACTGCCGGCAATGACGGCGCGGATGCCGGCGGCCAGCTCGCGCCCGGCGCTGCGCTGCCAGCGCGGGTCCGTCTCGCAAAACGCCAGGTAATGCAGCGGTTTTTGCATCTGCCCGACAAAATCCAGGCAGGCCTGGTTGGCATGCACGACGCTGCCTTCCCGGTCCAGCACCAGCACCCGGTCCGTCAGCGAATCGATGGTGGCGTGAAAGAAGCGTTCGGCATCGCGCAAGGCTTCCTGCGCCCGCTCGCGCTGCTGCACTTCCAGCTGCAGATGCTGGTTGGCCCGCAGCAGCTCGGCCGTGCGGTCGATGACGCGCTGGTCCAGTTCGCGGTGCAGCTCGCGCAGATCCGCCTCGGCCAGCTTGCGCTCCGTGATATCGGAAAACACGCCGACAAAATGGCTGATCGTGCCATCCTGGGTGCGCATGGGCGTGATCGACAGCGATTCGACGAAGCGTTCGCCATTCTTGCGCCGGTTCACCAGTTCGCCATACCAGCTGCCATCCTCGTGCAGGCTGCGCCACATGGTTTCATAAAAATGCGGCAAATGCGTGCCGCCGCCAAGGAACGATGGATCGCGCCCGATGGCTTCCTCGGCCTGGTAGCCGGTGATGGTGGTGAAGGCGGGGTTGACGGAAATGATGCGGTTCTCGCTGTCCGTCACCAGCACGCCTTCGCGGATACTGTCGAGGATGACGAAGGCGCGCCGCAAGGCCGATTCGCGCGCGTGCTCGTCGCCCAGGTCCGTCACCAGCATGCGCGCCGTGGCGCTGTCCGCATCGTAATTGGCTTCGATGCGCACCATGCCGCCCGCCGTCCCCTCGAACAGCTGCGCCTCGAGCACCTGCCGGGCGCCGCTGGCGAAGACGGCGTCGAGAAAGCGGCGGAAACCGCCTTGCGCCTGCGGCGCGATGAATTGCTCGAAACGCCGCCCCAGCAGCTGGTTCTTGTCGCGCTGCAGCAAGGCGCAGGCCGCCTCGTTGGCGCGGGTGATGACGCCCTCGGGCGCCAGTGAAAAATAACTGACGGGCGCCTGTTCATACAGCTGCGCGTAACGGTCGCGGCTGCTTTCAAATTCATTCTTCAGCTGTTCCAGCTCGGCCAGGGCCGCGTTCTGCATTTCCAGCTCGATCTGGCTGACCTGCAACTCATGCAGCTGGCGCATCACGTCTTCATTCGACTGCGGTACGGGTTGACGCTGCTGCGCCACCAATTGCTCGGCCTGCTCTCGCAACCTGGCCGGCACGTTCCCGTCGTCGAATGGTTCGCTCATGACACGTTCTCGCCGCTATGGCCGCCCGCCACGGCGCCGGACTGGATCTGGCGCAGCTGGGCTTCCAGCAGTTTCGATTCCGTGATGTTGATGAAGGTCACCACCACGCCATCGATCACATTTTCAATCGTACGGTACGGCATGATGCGCACGTTGTACCAGCGCCCGGTCTTGGTCGGCACCTGCCGCTCGCAAAACACGAGGCTGCGGATGACTTCCAGCGCATCGTCTTCCAGGCCCGGATAGTCGAGGTCGTTGACGATGTCGCTGAGCGGGCGGCGCAAGTCCGTCTGGATCAGCTTGTAGATTTGCGTGGCCGGCGCCGTGAAGCGGCGGATGCGCAAGTCGCTGTCGAGGAAAATGGTGGCGATGTCGGTGCTGTTGAGCAGGTTTTTCATGTCGCTGTTGACCAGCGACAAATCGTCCACCTTCGATTGCAGCTCGGCATTGACCGTGTACAGCTCTTCATTGAGCGACTGCATCTCTTCCTTCGAGGTGGTCAGCTCCTCGTTCGTCGATTGCAGCTCTTCATTGGTCGACTGCAATTCCTCGTTGGCCGATTTCAGTTCCTCGCGCGACGTCTGCATCTCGTCGCGCACGGCCTGGATTTCATTGCGCGCCTGCGCCAGCTGCTGTTCCAGTTCCAGCACCTTGGGATTCGGCGAGCGGCCGCGGCGCACCTCGGACGCCAAAGGCGCGCTGGAAAACGTCACGAAGACCATGCCGCGCAAGGATTCGGGCTGGCTCAGCGCTTCGGCGCTCAGGTCCACGCCCAGCGACTGTCCCAGGTGATCCCTGACCACGAGGCCCTTCAGGCGCACCACGCTTTCGCTTTGCAGGGCTTGCTTGATCAGGCCGGCCAATTCATAGCGCAAGCCTTCGCGCGCCATGGCGTGGATATTCCAGTTGGCCTTGCCGGCCGCCGGCTCCAGGAAGGCGCCCGTGCGGCCATTGATGTACAGGATGTCGCCATCCTGGTTCAGCAGCGCGGCGGCAGGCGAATATTTCTGGAGCAATAATTGCTCGACATGGGATTGTATCTTTCCAGTCATGCTGACTTCTCTCGTGTCGCTAGGTGTAGGGGGGGATGCCAACGATACCTTGGTGGGGAAATACGTGGGCAAACGCTGGCGCGCCAGGTTGTCGAGGCGGCGGTACAGCCGGGTCGACGTGGTCAGCGGCGAAAACAGGTCGGAAAAATGGCCGGGCGTGTCAGCGCTGCCCAGCAGCAAGATTCCGTCGCGGTTCAGGGCGTAATGAAACAAGGGTATCAAACGCTGCTGCAACTTGGCATTGAGGTAAATCAACAGGTTGCGGCAGCACAGGATGTCGAGCTTGGTGAACGGCGGATCCGAAATGATGTTTTGCTGGGCAAAAATGATCGTGTTGCGTATCTCTTTCTTCACGTGGTAGCCGTTCTTGTCATTGACAAAGAAACGTTCGAGCCGTTCGGCGGACACGTCGCTGACGATGCTGTGAGGAAAGCGGCCCTGGCGCGCGCGGTCGATCGCGTCGGCCGACAGGTCGGTGGCAAAAATCTGCAAGCTGTATTTCGACGGCGGATTGATGCTGGCCACCACTTCATGGAAGACCATGGCCAGCGAATACGCTTCCTCGCCCGTGGAGCAGGCGGGCACCCAGGCCTTGAAGGCGCGCCCGTCCGGATGGGCCGCCAGCAATTGCGGCAAGGCCACCATCTTCAGGTATTCCCACACCTTGGGGTCGCGGAAAAAGCTCGTCACGCCGATCAGCAACTCCTTGAACAGCAAGTCGATTTCGGCGGGATTGGCGCGCAAGTACGGCACGTATTCTTCCATCGACGTCATTTGATACAAGCTCATGCGTCGTTCGATGCGCCGCAGCACCGTGTTGATCTTGTAATCGGTAAAGCTGTTGCCCGTGTGCTCGGACAGCAAGGCAACAATTTCCTGCAGGGAATTGCGCCCGTTCGGCTCATGCCCTGGCAAGCTGAGAAAGCTGCTGCGGAACAGATAGGTGATGATCTTGTCCGGCATCTTGTCGGGAAAATCGACCAGGTCCACCACTTCGGCGGCTATCGCGCTTTGCGGCATCATGTCGAACTTGGCCGTATCGGGATGCTGGGCCAGGGTCAGGCCGCCGGCCTGCTTGATCGCCTGCAAGCCACGCGTGCCGTCGCTGCCCATGCCGGAAAAAACCACGCCGACGGCCAATTCACCCATGTCGCTTGCCAGGCTCTCGAAGAAGGTATTGATGGGCAAGCGGTGGCCGCGCAGCTGCACCGGCTCGCTGAGCACGAAACGCCCCTTGGACAGGCCCAGGTCGGCATTCGACGGTATCACATAGATATGATTGGGCCGCAACTCCGCCTGGTGCGTGATTTCCGTGACGGGAATGCTGGTGGCGCGTTGCAGCAGTTCCGGCAGCATGGCCTTTTGCGTGGGATCGAGATGCTGGATCACCACGTAGGCAATCCCGCTTTCCTGCGGCACGTTGGCCAGGAAAGCGACGATGGGATCGAGCCCGCCGGCGGAAGCGCCGATGGCCACCACCGGGAAAACGATGGCGGCCACTTCGGGAACGGAAGCATTGCTGTGTTTACTGCGTGTCATCGTCGGCAAGAATGCAGCCACGGCCAAAGCGTCAGGCTGGAATTGATAATCTTGCATTCTAGCACTCAAGATGCGCGGTAAAACGCGAATTTGGCGCAGGGCTTTTACCGTACGCCGTGCCGCCCCTTACTGCGCCTGCGGCACGTGCCAGCCGCCGCCCAGCGACTGGATCAGGGCCACAGCCGTCGTCTGGCGATCCGCCTGCGCCTGCACCAGCGAACGGCGCGCCGACAGGGCCGTCACTTGCGCCGTCACCACGTCCGTGTAGCCGACCTGGCCCGCGTTGTAGCGGTTCAGCATCTGCTGCTCGACCTGGTCCGCGGCGGACGACGCCTGCTGGCGCAAGGCCAGCTGCTCGGCCAGCGCGCGCGTGGCCGACAACTGATCTTCCACGGCGCCAAAGGCGGCCAGCACCGTCTGGCGGTAGCGCGCCACAGCCGCCTCGTGCCCCGCCTTGGCCGCGTCCACGCTGGCCGTCGTGGCGCCCGCGTTGAACAGGGTTTGCGCGGCCGACACGCCCAAGGACCACAGGCTTGACGAAGCATTGAACAGGTCGCCCACACGGCTGGCGCCGGAACCGTAGGACCCCGTCAGATTCAGGCTCGGATAATACGCCGAGCGGGCGATGCCGATCTGCTCGTTGGCCACGGCCACCCGGCGCTCGGCAGCCGCGATGTCGGGACGGCGCTGCAGCAGGGTCGATGGCACGCCCAGCGGCACGTCCGGCACGGTCAGGGTCCATGGCGCCACGGCCAGGCTGAAGTCGGATGGGGCCTTGCCCAGCAGGATGGCGATCGCGTGTTCGAGCTGGGCCCGCGCACGCGTCTGGCTCGACAAATCGATCTGCGCATTGGCCAGCTGCGTCTGCGCCTGCAGCAGGTCGGACTTGGCGGCGATGCCCGAGTTGAAGCGGTTGCTGGTGATCTCGAGCACGCGCTTGTAGCCGTCGATGGTGGCATTGAGCAACGCGATCTGCGCATCGCTCTGGCGCAGCGAAAAATAATTGGTGGCCAGCTCGCCCTGCGCCGACAGGCGCGCCGCGGCCAGGTCGGCTGCGCTGGCCGCCGCACTCGCGTCGGCGCCCGTCACGCCCGCGCGCAGCTTGCCCCACACATCCGGCTCCCAGGAAGCGCCGATGGCGGCCTTGAAGTTGTTGTTCGTCTGCTGCTCGCCCCCGCCGCCGGAGCGGGCGCCGCTGCCCGTCAGGTTCACGCTGGGGAACAGCGAGGCGCGCTGTTCGCGCACCAGCGCGCGCGCCTGCTCGTAGGAGGCGATGGCGGCGGCCACGTTCTGGTTCGATATGTCGATGCCCTCGGCCAGCTGGTTCAGCTGCGCGTCGCCGAACAGGGTCCACCAGGGACCCCGTTCGAGGGTGTCGGCCGGCACGGCAGGCTGCCAGCCGGCCGCCTCCTTGAACGTTTGCGGCGCGGCGGCCGTCGGCGTTTCATACGTGGGGCTGACGGCGCAGCCGGCCAGCAGCAGGAAAGCGGTAGCGGCGGCCAGTGCCGGCAAGTGGCGTGCGGGGACGGCGGATGGAATAGGTTTGACTTGCTTCATGATTGTGTGCTCGGGTTATCTGGCCCAGGAATGCGGCTCAATTGCTGCTCGTCGGCGCTGCGCGTGCGCAGCTTGTCGAGCAGGATGTAGACCACCGGGGTGGTCAGCAATGTGAGTAACTGGCTGGCAATCAGGCCGCCGATGATGGCGACCCCCAAGGGCTGGCGTAGCTCCGACCCCTCGCCGAAACCGATCGCCAGCGGCAAGGCGCCAAGCGCCGCCGCGAGGGTGGTCATCAGAATGGGGCGGAAACGCAGCAAACATGCCTCGCGCACCGCCTCCACCGCACTCAAGCCGCGCGAACGCTCGGCCTCCAGCGCGAAGTCGATGATCAATATAGCATTTTTCTTGACGATACCGATCAACAGGAACACGCCGATCAGGGCGATGATGGAAAACTCCATGCGGAACAGCAGCAAGGCCAGCACGGCGCCCACCCCTGCCGACGGCAAGGTCGACAGCACGGTGACGGGGTGGATCAGGCTTTCGTACAGGATGCCCAGCACGATGTAAATCACCACGATGGCCGCCAGGATCAGCAGCGGCTGCTCCTTGTTGCTGTCCTGCGCGCTCTTGGCCGAACCCTGGAAGCTGCCGCGCACGTTGACGGGCATGCCGATTTCCGACTCCGCCTGGGCCACGGCGGCCTGCCCGTCGCTGAGCGGATAGCCGTCGGCCAGGTTGAACGACACGGTGGTGGCCAGTTCGCCGCCCTGGTGGTTGATCGACGTGGCCGTCGAGCTTTCCGCAAAGCTGCTGAACGAGGACAGCGGCACCATGTGCGCCAGGGTGGTCGACAGGGCCGAGCCGCTGGACGGGTCGCGCGCGGCCGTCGTGTTCGACGGCGCCGTGCTGGTGGTGGCCGCTGCCGTCGTACCGGTGGCGGCGACGGCCGCCGCATTCGACGCCGGCACGTACACGGAACGCAGCGCTTCCGGGCTTTGCGCATAGCCGGGCGCCACTTCCATGATCACGTGGTACTGGTTCAGCTCATCGTAGATGGTCGCCACCTGGCGCTGGCCGAAGCTGTTGTACAGCGCATTGTCGATGTCGCGCACCTGCACGCCCAGCTGCGTGGCGCGGTCCTTGTCGATGGAAACAAACGTTTCCACGCCGTTTTCCGCCTGGTCCGTGTCGACGTCGATCAGGGCTGGCTGCAGCTTCATCTGGTCGGCCAGTTTCGCCGCCCATTTTTTCAGGTCCGCCTGGTTGTCGCTGATCAGGGTGTACTGGTAGGTCGAATTGCTCGAGCGCCCGCCCATGCGCAAATCCTGCACGGGGTTGAGGAACAGCGAAATGCCCGTCACCTTGGCCAGCTGCGGACGCAGGCGGGCGATCACGGCCTGGCCCTTGTCCGTGCGCTGCGACGCCGGTTTCAGGTCGATGAACATGAAACCGCCCCCTGCCCGTCCGCCGCCCGTAAACCCGACGACGGTGGCGACGGCCGGATCGTCCTTGATGATGTCGACCAGCTGGCGCAATTTCCCCTGCATGGCCTGGAACGAGATGCTCTGGTCGGCGCGCATGCCGCCATTGATCTGGCCCGTGTCCTGCTGCGGGAAAAAGCCCTTGGGCGCGGCCGCGAACAGATACACGTTCAAGCCGACGACGAACACGAGGATGGTCATGACCAGCGCGGCGCTCGACAGGGCCCAGTCCAGGCAATGCTCGTAGACTGTCAGCATGCGCTCGAAACCCCGTTCGAACCAGCGCGCGACTCTGCCTGGCGGCTTGTGCTGCTGCCCGCTTTTCAGCAGCCAGGCGCACATCATCGGCGTGGTGGTCAGCGAAATGACGAGCGAAATCATCACGGCCGCCGACAAGGTCACGGCGAATTCGCGGAACAAGCGCCCCACCTGCCCGCCCATGAACAGCAGCGGGATGAAGACGGCCACCAAGGACAGGCTGATCGACAGCACGGTAAAACCCACTTCGCGCGCGCCCAGCAGGGCTGCCTTGAAGCGGTCCATGCCCGCCTCGATGTGGCGCTGCGTGTTTTCCAGCACCACGATGGCGTCGTCGACGACGAAGCCCGTGGCCACCGTCAGCGCCATCAGCGACAGGTTGTTCAGGGAAAAACCCAGCATGTACATCACGCCAAAGGTCCCAAGCAGCGAGACGATGGTGGCCACGGCCGGGATGATGGTGGCGCGCACGCTGCGCAGGAAGGCGCTGACCACCAACACGACGAGCACGATGGACAGGATCAGGGTGAACTCGATTTCATGCAAGGACGAGCGGATGGAATTGGTGCTGTCGGAGGCCACCTGCAGCTTGATGTCGCCCGGCAGCTGCGCCTGCAGTTGCGGCAGCAGCGCACGCACGCCGTCGACCGTGGCGATGACGTTGGCGCCCGGCTGGCGCGTGATCAGCACGATGACGGCCGGGTCGCCATTGAACAGGCCCAGGGTATTGTTGTTCTCCACCCCGTCCTGCACTTCGGCCACGTCGTCGAGGCGGATGGCGGCGCCGTCGCGCCAGGCCACGACCAGGCTGCGGTAGTCGGCGGCGCTGCGCCCGCCCGAAGCCGTCGCCGCGCCCGAATAGATCTGCAGGCTGCGCTCGTCGCCGGAAATGGCGCCCTTGGGCCGATTGGCGTTGCTGGCCTGGATGGCCGCGCGCACGTCTTCCATCGATACGCTGTAGTGATTGAGCTGGTAGGGCAGCAGTTCCACGCGCACGGCCGGCAGCGAGCCGCCGCCCAGTTCCACGTCGCCCACGCCCTTCACTTGCGCCACCTTCTGCTGCACCAGGTTCGACACGGCGTCGTAGATCTGGCCCGGCGTGCGCGTTTTCGACGTCAGCGCCAGGATGATCACGGGTGCATCGGACGGATTGGCCTTGCGGTAGGTCGGGTTGCTGCGCAAGGTGGCCGGCAAGTCCACGCGTGCGGCGGCAATCGCGGCCTGCACTTCGCGCGCGGCCGAATCGATCTTGCGGTTCAAGTCGAACTGCAGGTTGATGCGCGCCGAGCCCGTGCCCGACGACGACGTCATCTCGTTCACGCCCGAGATCACGCCCAGGCGCCGTTCCAGCGGCGTGGCCACCGACGTGGCCATGGTCGCGGGGCTGGCGCCGGGCAGGCTGGCGCTAACGGAAATGGTCGGATAATCGACCTGCGGCAGCGGCGAGACGGGCAGCACGAAGAAGGCGCCGATCCCCGCCAGCGCGATGCCGATGGTCAGCAGCACGGTGGCGATGGGACGCTTGACGAACGGTTCGGACAGGTTCACGCGGCGCTCCCCGCGTTATCGGCCGGCTTGTCCAGGTTCACCCCGGGTGTCTTGCGCGCGAAGCGCTGGCCCAGGCGGTCGAAGCCCAGGTAGATGACGGGCGTGGTAAACAGGGTCAGCACCTGGCTGACGATCAAGCCACCGAAGATGGCCAGGCCCAGCGGACGGCGCAACTCGGCGCCCTCGCCCCAGCCCAACATCAGCGGCACGGCCGCGAACAGGGCCGCCAGGGTCGTCATCAGGATGGGACGGAAGCGCAGCAGCGCCGCCTGGTGAATGGCTTCCTGCGGGCTTTTTCCTTCATCGCGTTCGGCTTCGATGGCGAAGTCGATCATCATGATGGCGTTCTTCTTCACGATGCCAATTAAAAGGATGATGCCGATGATGCCGATCACGCCCAGATCCTGCCCCGAGATCATCAGCGCCAGCAAGGCGCCCACGCCGGCCGACGGCAGGGTCGACAGGATCGTCAGCGGGTGGATATAGCTTTCGTACAGCACGCCCAGCACGATGTAGACGCAGACGACGGCGGCGAGAATGAGCCACAGCTGGTTCGACAGCGAGTTTTCATACGCGCCGGCCGCACCGAGGAAGGTCAATGTCACCGATGGCGGCAAGGCGATATCCTTGGCGGCCTGGCGGATGGCGTCGACGGCGCTGCCCAGCGCCACGCCCTGCGTCGTGTCAAAGCCGAGGGTCGTGGCCGGGTATTGCGCCACGTGCGTGATTTGCAGCGGCGCCTGTTTTTCGCTGACGCTGGCAAAGGCGGACAGCGGCGTCGACTTGCCGGAACCCGTGCGCACTTGCAGGTCCGACAGGTCGGACGGCGTCGTGACGATGCCCGGTTGTGCTTCCAGAATCACGCGGTACTGGTTGGTTTCCGTGAAAATCGTCGAAATGATGCGCTGGCCGAAGGCATTGTAGAGCGCGTCGTCGACGGTGGCCGTGGTGACGGACATGCGCGCGGCGCTGTCGCGGTCGATCGCCACGGTGACGGCGGCGCCCGTGGCGCCCGCGTCCGTGACGACGTTGCGCAACTGCGATTTCTCGCGCATGCGCGCGGCCAGCTTGCCTGCCCACTCGGTGACGGTGGCCGTGTCCGCCCCTTCGAGCGAGACGCGGTACTGGGTCGGGCCCGATTCCGCATCGATGGTCAGATCCTGCGTCGGCTGCAGGTACAGGGTCACGCCGGCCACCTTGGCCACGCGGTCGCGCAGGCGCTCCATGATCTCGTCCTGGCTGCCGCTGCGCGAGCGCTTCAGGTTGATCAGCATGCTGCCCGTGTGCAGCATCGTGTTGTTGGCCGCATCCACGCCGACGAGGGAACTCAGGGTATCGACAGCGGGGTCTTCCAGCAGAGCGCTGGCGGCGGCCTGCTGCAAGGTGGCCATGCGTTCGTACGAGACGGCTTGCGAGGTTTCGATGCGCGCCTGCAGCTGGCCCGTGTCCTGCGTGGGGAACAGGCCCTTTGGAATGGTGATGTACAACACCACCGTCAGCAGCAAGGTGGCCAGGGCCACCAGCAGGGTCAGTCCCTGGCGTTTCAGCACCCACACGAGCGCATGGTCGTACTGCACGATCACACGGTCGAGGAAAGCCTGGATGCGCTGGCCCGTGGCGCTGATCTTTTCATCGGCGTGGCTTTTCAGCCAGCGCGCCGACATCATCGGCACCAGGGTCAGCGAGACCACGGCGGAAATCAGGATCGTGATGGCCAGGGTCATGGCAAATTCGCGGAACAGGCGGCCCACCACGTCGCCCATGAACAGCAGGGGAATCAGCACGGCGATCAATGACACCGTCAGCGAGATGATGGTAAAGCCGATCTGCGACGCGCCCTTCAGGGCGGCGGCCATCGGCGTTTCGCCCTCCTCGATGTAGCGGGCGATGTTTTCGATCATGACGATGGCGTCATCGACGACAAAGCCCGTGGCGATCGTCAGGGCCATCAAGGACAGGTTGTTCAGGCTGTAGCCGAGCAAATACATGACGCCGCAGGCGCCGATCAGCGAGATCGGCACGGACAGGCTGGCGATCACCGTGGCGCGCAGGCTGTGCAAAAAGGCGAAGATCACCAGCACCACCAGCAGCACGGACAGCAGCAGTTCCATTTCCACGTGCTCGACCGAGGCGCGGATGCCCGTCGTGCGGTCGCTCAGCACGTCGAGCTTCATGGCCGCCGGCAGGCTGGCCTGCAGGTCCGGCAGCAGGGCCTTGATGGCGTCGACCGTCTTGATGACGTTGGCGCCGGGCTGGCGCTGCACGTTCAGGATGATGGCCGGCTGCTTGCCCGACCAGGCGCCCAGGCGTGTGTTTTCCGCGCTGTCGACGACGTTCGCCACGTCGGACAGGCGCACAGGCGCGCCATTTTTATAGGTGATGATCAGGCGCTTGTAGTCTTCCGCCGTCACCAGCTGGTCGTTGGCGTTGATGGTGAACGAGCGCGTGGGACCGTCGAAACTGCCCTTGGCGCTGTTGACGTTGGCCGCCGCGATGGCCGTGCGCAGGCTGTCGAGACCCAGGCCGTACGACGCCAGCAATTTGGTGTCGCCCTGGATGCGCACAGCCGGGCGCTGGCCGCCCGACAGCGAGACGAGGCCCACGCCGTTGACCTGGCTGATCTTGAGCGCCAGGCGCGTGTTGACGATGTTCTGCACCTGCGTCAGCGGCATCGTGTCCGACGTGATCGCCAGGGTCAGCACGGGCGCGTCGGCCGGGTTGATCTTCGCGTACACGGGCGGCGCCGGCAAGTCGGTCGGCAGCAGGGAGCCGCCCGCGTTGATGGCCGCCTGCACTTCCTGCTCGGCCACGTCGAGGGTCTGGCCCAAGGTGAATTGCAGGGTGATGATGGAGACGCCGGCCGCGCTGGTGGAACTCATGCGCTGCAAGCCCGACA is part of the Janthinobacterium sp. 67 genome and harbors:
- a CDS encoding efflux transporter outer membrane subunit, yielding MKQVKPIPSAVPARHLPALAAATAFLLLAGCAVSPTYETPTAAAPQTFKEAAGWQPAVPADTLERGPWWTLFGDAQLNQLAEGIDISNQNVAAAIASYEQARALVREQRASLFPSVNLTGSGARSGGGGEQQTNNNFKAAIGASWEPDVWGKLRAGVTGADASAAASAADLAAARLSAQGELATNYFSLRQSDAQIALLNATIDGYKRVLEITSNRFNSGIAAKSDLLQAQTQLANAQIDLSSQTRARAQLEHAIAILLGKAPSDFSLAVAPWTLTVPDVPLGVPSTLLQRRPDIAAAERRVAVANEQIGIARSAYYPSLNLTGSYGSGASRVGDLFNASSSLWSLGVSAAQTLFNAGATTASVDAAKAGHEAAVARYRQTVLAAFGAVEDQLSATRALAEQLALRQQASSAADQVEQQMLNRYNAGQVGYTDVVTAQVTALSARRSLVQAQADRQTTAVALIQSLGGGWHVPQAQ
- a CDS encoding chemotaxis protein CheB, coding for MTRSKHSNASVPEVAAIVFPVVAIGASAGGLDPIVAFLANVPQESGIAYVVIQHLDPTQKAMLPELLQRATSIPVTEITHQAELRPNHIYVIPSNADLGLSKGRFVLSEPVQLRGHRLPINTFFESLASDMGELAVGVVFSGMGSDGTRGLQAIKQAGGLTLAQHPDTAKFDMMPQSAIAAEVVDLVDFPDKMPDKIITYLFRSSFLSLPGHEPNGRNSLQEIVALLSEHTGNSFTDYKINTVLRRIERRMSLYQMTSMEEYVPYLRANPAEIDLLFKELLIGVTSFFRDPKVWEYLKMVALPQLLAAHPDGRAFKAWVPACSTGEEAYSLAMVFHEVVASINPPSKYSLQIFATDLSADAIDRARQGRFPHSIVSDVSAERLERFFVNDKNGYHVKKEIRNTIIFAQQNIISDPPFTKLDILCCRNLLIYLNAKLQQRLIPLFHYALNRDGILLLGSADTPGHFSDLFSPLTTSTRLYRRLDNLARQRLPTYFPTKVSLASPPTPSDTREVSMTGKIQSHVEQLLLQKYSPAAALLNQDGDILYINGRTGAFLEPAAGKANWNIHAMAREGLRYELAGLIKQALQSESVVRLKGLVVRDHLGQSLGVDLSAEALSQPESLRGMVFVTFSSAPLASEVRRGRSPNPKVLELEQQLAQARNEIQAVRDEMQTSREELKSANEELQSTNEELQSTNEELTTSKEEMQSLNEELYTVNAELQSKVDDLSLVNSDMKNLLNSTDIATIFLDSDLRIRRFTAPATQIYKLIQTDLRRPLSDIVNDLDYPGLEDDALEVIRSLVFCERQVPTKTGRWYNVRIMPYRTIENVIDGVVVTFINITESKLLEAQLRQIQSGAVAGGHSGENVS